Proteins co-encoded in one Alcanivorax sp. genomic window:
- the trxC gene encoding thioredoxin TrxC, whose amino-acid sequence MAIELTCPSCGAINRVPEDRLDSHPVCGKCKTRLLNGQPLAASDASFQRLVDRNGLPLVLDFWASWCGPCQQFAPTFQASAADFATRARFIKIDTQACPQTAARFQIRSIPTLMIVSNGKEITRLSGALPKAQFDQWLEQHLG is encoded by the coding sequence ATGGCCATTGAGCTGACCTGCCCCTCCTGCGGGGCCATCAATCGCGTACCGGAAGATCGGCTGGACAGCCACCCGGTTTGTGGCAAGTGCAAAACCCGGCTTTTGAATGGCCAGCCACTGGCGGCCAGCGACGCCTCGTTCCAGCGGCTTGTCGACCGCAATGGCTTGCCGTTGGTATTGGACTTCTGGGCCAGCTGGTGCGGGCCCTGTCAGCAGTTTGCCCCCACCTTCCAGGCCAGCGCAGCCGATTTTGCCACCCGGGCACGCTTTATCAAGATTGATACGCAAGCCTGCCCGCAAACCGCGGCAAGGTTTCAGATTCGTTCTATCCCCACGCTGATGATTGTGAGCAATGGCAAGGAAATCACGCGCCTGTCAGGGGCCTTGCCCAAAGCACAGTTTGACCAATGGCTGGAGCAGCATCTGGGCTAA